The genomic segment TCGCGGACTGTCAGGAGTTCGTCGCGGTGGGCGGACGGGCGGATGCCGAGGCGGCGGCTGAGCGTGTCGGCCGCCTCGGTCAGCGGGACCGCGCCCAGGGCGGCGGCGATCGCGACCGACTCGGCGATCGCGCCGGCCGCGGCGGCCCGGTCGCCGGTGGCGGCCTGAGCCTCGGCCTGCCGCAGCAGGGCGGAGGCCAGCTCGTGGCGGTGCCCGTCGGCCCGCCACGCCTCAACGGTCTCGGCCCAGCGGCCGGCCCCGCCTTCGAGGTGGGCCCGCGTCTGGGCGGCGAAGGCGACCTGGGCCGGGTAGCGCTGCGGCAGACCCGCGGCGACCCCGGCCACCTGCGCCGCCAGCTCGGTGTCGCCGGCGTCGGCGGCGGCCTCGGCGGCGTGGGCCAGGATCGCCCAGGCGTAACGCGGCAGCACGGTCAGGTTGGGCTCGGCCAGGGCGGCCCGGGCGGTCTCAACCGCGGTCGTCGCCGGCGCCGAGCCGAGGGCGGCCGTCAAGCGCAGATCAACGGTGGCCAGGCGGCCCTCGGTCGAGAGGTAGGGCCGCCGCAGAAAGGTGGCGGCCCGGGTGACCAGGGTTTCCGCGTCTTCCCGGCCGCGGGCCAGGCGGATGCGGGCGCGCAGGCGCAGCCAGGGCAGGGCCATCGTCTCGGGCGGGTCGAGCCGGGCGGCCTCGGCCAGGCGGGCGTCGGCCTCGTCCCAGCGGCCCAGGGCGATCAGCGCCTCGGCGTGGTTGGCCAGCAGGTAGACGCCTGTGGTGCGGCCGACGCCGATGCGGTCGGCCTCGGGCAGGCCCTCCGCCGCGGCGTCGGCGGACTCCGCGTAGCGGCCGAGCTCGAACAGCGAGTCGGAGACGCTGATCAGCCCGCGGGTGAAGCTCGGGAAGTCGCCCGCGGCCCGGGCCCGGTGGGTGGCTTCGCGCATCACGGGCAGGGCTTCGACGGCGGTCTGCCGGCCGGAGCAGGACGACCCGTACGCCACTTCGGCCGACACGATGGCGATGAGATCGCCGGATTCGTTGGCGCCGGCCATCGCGAGCTGGGCCACCTCGAAGCCGCGGGCGGCGTCGACGGAGCTGATCAGGTGGGCCAGCTCGGCCAGCAGCCGCACCTGCTCGGGGCTGTGCGGGGCGCTGGTGAGCAGCCGCAGCGCCTCGTCACACTCGGGCCTGGCGTCGGACTTGCCCGCGGTGCGCAGCAGTTTGGCCCGGCGCACGAGCAGGCGGCCGGCCCGCAGCGGCTCGGCCTCCGCGTCGAGGTCACCGAGGGCGGCCTTGGTCAGCATGAGCGCGCGCGAATACTCCCCCGAGTGGAGTGCGGCCAGCGCCGACTCCTCGAGCAGGTCGAGGTGGTCGAGGCCGAGCAGGCTCCGGGCGTCGGGCACCTCTTCCCACAGCTGGAGCACCCGGTCGAGCAGGCGCACCTGTTCCCCGTACGCGAAGCGGCACTTGGCCTCGTCGGCGGCGATCTTGGCGGTGACCAGGGCGCGCGGGCGGTCGTGGGCGGCGTGCCAGTGGTGGGCGATCTCGGCCGGGGCCCGGCCCGCCGCGACGAGGTGGGGCTCGGCCTCGACGGCCTGGGCGTAGCGCGCGTGGAGCCGGGCGTGCTCACCGGGCAGCAGGTCGTCGTGCACGGCCTCGCGCACGAGGGCGTGGCGGAACTCGTAATCCCCGTCGGCGTCGACGACCACGACGAGCTGGGCGGCGACGACCGCGCGGAGCGCCGACTCGAGATCGGCCTCGGGCATGCCGGCCACGCGGGCCAGCAGCTCGTGGCCGAACCGGGTGCCACCGACCGCGGCCACCCGCAGCACGCGCTGGGCCGGCTCGGGCAGCTGGTCGACGCGGGCCAGCAGCAGGTCGCGCAGGGTGGCCGGGAAGTCGCAGGACGGGTCGGCGGCGGCCGCGAACTGCTCGATGAAGAACGGGTTGCCCTGGGCGCGCTCGTTGACGGCGTCGACCGTGCGCGGGTCGGGCTCGGCGCCGACCAGGTGGGTGAGCAGCTCGGAGGTGCCTTCGCGGTCGAGCCGGTCGAGCTCGAGGCGCAACACCCCCCGTACGCGATCGAGCTCGCCCAGGAAGGGCCGGAGCGGATGGCCGCGGTGCAGCTCGTCGGTGCGATAGGTGGTGATCAGCAGCAGCTGGGGCAGGCGGGCCGCGCGCACCAGGAAGGCGATGAGGTCACGGGTGGAGCGGTCGGCCCAGTGCAGATCCTCGATGACCAGCACGAGCGGCGCGCGGCCGAGCACGGCGGCGACCGCGTTGAAGAGCAGGCCACGGCGGGCCTCGCCCTCGGGCGGCGGGCCCAGCTCGGGCAGCAGACGGGCCAGCTCGCGCTCGTGGCCGTCGAGCACCTCGGGGCCTTCGGCCCGCAGCAGGTCACGCAGGGCGCCGGCGAACGGGGCGAACGGCAGCCCCTCCTCCCCCAGCTCGAGGCACTGACCGGCCAGGACCCGGACGGGATCGGTGGTCAGGCTTTGGCAGAACTCCTCGACCAGACGGGTCTTGCCCACCCCCGCCTCGCCGCCGACCAGCACGGTCGACGGCTCGGCGTGGCGGGCCCGCTTGAGTGCGTCGCGCAGCACGGCCAGGTCGGCCTCGCGACCGACGAGCACCTCGCTGTGCGCATGCCCCGTCATGAGGTCGAGCATGGCACGCGGGTACGACAAGAAAGCACTCACGCGACGGCGGCCCGCGCGGCCCGGCGGGGCCACCGGCCGAACCGGCGCACTTCGGGTTGCGCGGTCTCCCGCGCCCGCCGGGCCGAGGCCGCCTGCTCAGCCAGCCGGTTGGCCCGCTGCAGGTGCAGATCGAGCATGGCGTACGGGTCGTTGTACGGAAACATGTCCACTCCCTCGAAGAGCCGTCCTCTTGCTGACCTCGACTCTTCGCCGGAAGGCACCGTCCGGGCATGGGGAAGCTGCCCCATCTTGGGCCCCGCCCCTCCTTACTTACCTAGCTGAGACCTCCCGCCCCGCGTAAGACCCGCCCGCCCCACTACACTTTCGAGCTATGGCAAAACCCGAGGAGAAGGTGTCGTTCGGCACGCGCCTGAAGCAGATCGGTCAGGTGTTCTCGTTCACGGCGAAGCAGGACAAATGGTTCGTTCCGCTGTTGCTGGCGGCGATTCTGATCCCGCTCGCCCTGACGGTTCTCCTGGTGATCCTGTTCGGCTGGATCTACCTGCCGATCGGCATCATGGTCACGCTGCTGGCCGCCGTGATCGTGCTCAACCTGCGCTCGAACGCCGCGATGATGAACGCGGCCGAGGGCCAGCCCGGCGCCGCGGCCTCGCTGATCGAGAACATGCGGGGTGACTGGCGGGTGCGTCCCGCCGCCGCGTCGACCACGCAGTTCGACATGGTGCACGTGGTGATCGGCCGGCCCGGCGTGATCCTGCTGGCCGAGGGCAACCCGCAGCGCGTCCGCGGCCTGCTCGGCCAGGAGAAGAGGCGCCTGTCCAAGGTCATCGGCAACGCGCCGCTCTACGACTACGTGATCGGCAGCGACGAGGGCCAGCTCCCGGTCAAGAAGCTGCGCACGACGATGATGCGCCTGCCCCGCAACCTCACGGGCAAGGACGTCAACTCGCTCGACAAGCGCCTCGGCGCCCTGATGGCCCGCCCGCAGATGCCCAAGGGTGCGATCCCCAAGAACATGCGCCCCAGCAAGGGCGCGTTCCGCCAGCAGCGCCCCCGCTGACGGCCCACTCGTCGCCGAGCAAGATCAACCGCGTTTTCCCGTACGCCATGAGCCCGGCCCACGCGTCGCTCAGCAAGATCAACCACGTTTTCCCGTACGCCGTGAGCCCGCCCACGCGGCGCGCGCCTGACCGCCGTACGGGGGAACGGGTTTGATCTCAGGGACGCGGACGCTGAACCATGACCGACTTGGCCGCACGATCATGCAGCCCTCGCCCGTCGCCGTCATTGATCATCGCGGGGATGACGAGGGCCAGCAGCACCGCCCGCACCGCGGCCCGGGGCAGGCCGATCGCGCCACCGTCCGTTATGGAGATGCAGCGGATGCCGGCCAGCAGCATGCCCAAGGTCTGTCCGAACAGGCCGACGAACACCGCGTGCACCAGCACGAACAAGCCGAGCTGAGGCCACGGGTTGGTCCGCAGGTCGTCGACGAGCACAGCCGCGATCACCGTCGCCAGCGCCCAGTCGATGAAGAGCGCCCCCAGCCGCCGGCCGAACGACGCCGTCTCGGTGGTGCCCGGATCGGTCACGCCGTCCGCCTTGCCTGCCATGCGACCAGCGTAGCCGGGGCGGTTTCGGCGACCCCGCACGCGGGCCGGGCCGGCGCGATAGCCTCGCCAGGCAAGGCTGATCAACCGACGCCGTAACACGACGGAAACAATAGGGATACGCCTGGGCAACTCCGGCCCCATAGCGTCGCGACCAGCCTAGCCATGCGGCGGAACCACGCCGCCCCGGTATTGAAATCGTGTGCCAGGAGGACGTGTTGTTCGCCAATCCCGAGGAACTCCTGCGATACCTCAAAGACGAGGACGTCAAGTTCGTAGACGTACGGTTCTGTGACCTGCCCGGCGTGATGCAGCACTTCAACATGCCGGTCGAGTCCTTCGACGACAGCGTCGTCACTGACGGTCTCGCCTTCGACGGTTCGTCGATCCGCGGGTTCCAGGCCATCCACGAGTCCGACATGATGCTTCTGCCGGACGTCTCCACGGCCTTCATCGACCCGTTCCGGATCCAGAAGACGCTGGCCCTCAACTTCTTCATCCACGACCCGTTCACCCGCGAGCCCTACTCGCGCGACCCGCGGAACGTGGCCAAGAAGGCCGAGACCTACCTGGCGTCCAGCGGCATCGCCGACACCGCCTACTTCGGCGCCGAGGCGGAGTTCTACATCTTCGACTCGATCCGCCACTCCACCGCCGCGCACCAGTCGTTCTACTACATCGACTCGATCGAGGGCGCCTGGAACTCCGGCCGTGAGGAAGAGGGCGGCAACCGCGGCTACAAGACCGCGTACAAGGGCGGCTACTTCCCCGTCGCCCCGGTCGACCACTACTCGGACCTGCGCGACGCCATGGTTCGCCGCATGATCGACGTCGGCTTCACCGTCGAGCGCTCGCACCACGAGGTCGGCACCGCCGGCCAGGCCGAGATCAACTACAAGTTCTCGACCCTGCTGCACGCCGGCGACCAGATGCAGATGTTCAAGTACATCATCAAGAACACCGCCTGGGAGCACGGCAAGACCGCCACGTTCATGCCGAAGCCGCTGTTCGGCGACAACGGCTCGGGCATGCACACCCACCAGAGCCTGTGGCTGAACGGCGAGCCGCTGTTCTACGACGAGACCGGTTACGCCGGCCTGTCCGACACGGCCCGCTGGTACATCGGCGGCCTGCTGCACCACGCGCCCAGCCTGCTGGCCTTCACCAACCCGACGGTCAACTCGTACCGGCGCCTGGTGCCCGGCTACGAGGCCCCGGTCAACCTGGTCTACTCGCAGCGCAACCGCTCGGCCTGCACCCGCATCCCGGTCACGGGCAGCAACCCCAAGGCCAAGCGCGTCGAGTTCCGCGTGCCCGACCCGTCGTCGAACCCGTACCTGTCGTTCTCGGCCCAGATGATGGCCGGCCTGGACGGCATCAAGAACAAGATCGAGCCCCCGGCCCCGATCGACAAGGACCTGTACGACCTGCCGCCGGAGGAGTGGGGCAGCGTCAAGCAGGTGCCGGGCTCGCTCGACGCGGTGCTCAACAGCCTCGAGAACGACCACGAGTTCCTCACGGCCGGCGGCGTCTTCACCGACGACCTGATCTCCACGTGGATCGACTGGAAGCGCGCCAACGAAATCGACCCCGTGCGCCTGCGCCCGACCCCGCACGAGTTCGAGATGTACTACAACGTCTGACCCTCGCTAGGCCAGGACCAGCGGAAACAGCCGCCGGATCCATCTTGGGCACAAGTTGCGCGACGGCGGTCATGCTCGGCTCACAGCCGACGTGGCCGCCGTTTCGCGTTCACCGGGCGCCCCGTTGACCAGCGCTCGATTCCGGTCGAGGGCATCCGGCCACTCGTGTACGCACTCGTTGAGCGTCAGCGTCGGCGTGGAATGTCCGAGCGTCAACTGGACCGTCTTGACGCTTGCACCCGCGTGAATCAGCAAGGTCGCGTAGTAGTGCCGTAGGCCGTGGATCCCCCAACGCGACGGCAACACCGGGCCGGGAGCAGTTGCGCTGTTGAAACTCAGCGCGAGGCCTCCGGCCCACCTGGGCTCGGTTCGGTTCCGCATCTCGTGGTTCAGCCCGAGCTACCAGTCCCGCCATTCGTCGGTCAGCTCGCTGCGATCCACGCCGCGTCTGGCCGTCAGCCCGTTGACGTCGATCCCGGCCGAGGCCAACGCTCGATCGATGTAGTCGCAGAGTTCCTCCCTCTCGCCGGTCTCGATGTGACCCTCTTCGTCGGCGGCGTTCAGGGCCAGCACGACTCGCTCGACCGCGGTCCAGGCCGCGTCGTCCGCTGAGTCGGCCGACAGATCCGCTACTTCGTCATCGAAGGCGTCCAGCGCCCGGTCGACTGCCGCCGTGAAGTCCGGGGGCCATAGAGCTGGTGCCCACGCTTCTTCGGCGGTGAGGCCGCCCGCATCGACCGCTGCCTGTTGGGTCGCCGTTTCCCGGCGCCAGCGTTCGGTGGGTCTCGCAATCATGATCATGAGGGTAAAGGCCGGCCGGCGGTGTGCGTTGCTAGCTTGGCCGGTATGACCGTGAGCCACCCGCTGGACGCGTT from the Paractinoplanes abujensis genome contains:
- a CDS encoding ATP-binding protein, coding for MTGHAHSEVLVGREADLAVLRDALKRARHAEPSTVLVGGEAGVGKTRLVEEFCQSLTTDPVRVLAGQCLELGEEGLPFAPFAGALRDLLRAEGPEVLDGHERELARLLPELGPPPEGEARRGLLFNAVAAVLGRAPLVLVIEDLHWADRSTRDLIAFLVRAARLPQLLLITTYRTDELHRGHPLRPFLGELDRVRGVLRLELDRLDREGTSELLTHLVGAEPDPRTVDAVNERAQGNPFFIEQFAAAADPSCDFPATLRDLLLARVDQLPEPAQRVLRVAAVGGTRFGHELLARVAGMPEADLESALRAVVAAQLVVVVDADGDYEFRHALVREAVHDDLLPGEHARLHARYAQAVEAEPHLVAAGRAPAEIAHHWHAAHDRPRALVTAKIAADEAKCRFAYGEQVRLLDRVLQLWEEVPDARSLLGLDHLDLLEESALAALHSGEYSRALMLTKAALGDLDAEAEPLRAGRLLVRRAKLLRTAGKSDARPECDEALRLLTSAPHSPEQVRLLAELAHLISSVDAARGFEVAQLAMAGANESGDLIAIVSAEVAYGSSCSGRQTAVEALPVMREATHRARAAGDFPSFTRGLISVSDSLFELGRYAESADAAAEGLPEADRIGVGRTTGVYLLANHAEALIALGRWDEADARLAEAARLDPPETMALPWLRLRARIRLARGREDAETLVTRAATFLRRPYLSTEGRLATVDLRLTAALGSAPATTAVETARAALAEPNLTVLPRYAWAILAHAAEAAADAGDTELAAQVAGVAAGLPQRYPAQVAFAAQTRAHLEGGAGRWAETVEAWRADGHRHELASALLRQAEAQAATGDRAAAAGAIAESVAIAAALGAVPLTEAADTLSRRLGIRPSAHRDELLTVREREVLRLVAEGHSNSRIAAGLYISPKTASVHVSRIIAKLQVSNRGEAAAVARRLGLLDELP
- a CDS encoding DUF4191 domain-containing protein codes for the protein MAKPEEKVSFGTRLKQIGQVFSFTAKQDKWFVPLLLAAILIPLALTVLLVILFGWIYLPIGIMVTLLAAVIVLNLRSNAAMMNAAEGQPGAAASLIENMRGDWRVRPAAASTTQFDMVHVVIGRPGVILLAEGNPQRVRGLLGQEKRRLSKVIGNAPLYDYVIGSDEGQLPVKKLRTTMMRLPRNLTGKDVNSLDKRLGALMARPQMPKGAIPKNMRPSKGAFRQQRPR
- a CDS encoding RDD family protein, translating into MAGKADGVTDPGTTETASFGRRLGALFIDWALATVIAAVLVDDLRTNPWPQLGLFVLVHAVFVGLFGQTLGMLLAGIRCISITDGGAIGLPRAAVRAVLLALVIPAMINDGDGRGLHDRAAKSVMVQRPRP
- the glnA gene encoding type I glutamate--ammonia ligase; its protein translation is MFANPEELLRYLKDEDVKFVDVRFCDLPGVMQHFNMPVESFDDSVVTDGLAFDGSSIRGFQAIHESDMMLLPDVSTAFIDPFRIQKTLALNFFIHDPFTREPYSRDPRNVAKKAETYLASSGIADTAYFGAEAEFYIFDSIRHSTAAHQSFYYIDSIEGAWNSGREEEGGNRGYKTAYKGGYFPVAPVDHYSDLRDAMVRRMIDVGFTVERSHHEVGTAGQAEINYKFSTLLHAGDQMQMFKYIIKNTAWEHGKTATFMPKPLFGDNGSGMHTHQSLWLNGEPLFYDETGYAGLSDTARWYIGGLLHHAPSLLAFTNPTVNSYRRLVPGYEAPVNLVYSQRNRSACTRIPVTGSNPKAKRVEFRVPDPSSNPYLSFSAQMMAGLDGIKNKIEPPAPIDKDLYDLPPEEWGSVKQVPGSLDAVLNSLENDHEFLTAGGVFTDDLISTWIDWKRANEIDPVRLRPTPHEFEMYYNV
- a CDS encoding tyrosine-type recombinase/integrase, whose protein sequence is MRNRTEPRWAGGLALSFNSATAPGPVLPSRWGIHGLRHYYATLLIHAGASVKTVQLTLGHSTPTLTLNECVHEWPDALDRNRALVNGAPGERETAATSAVSRA